One genomic region from Haloarcula sp. DT43 encodes:
- the pabB gene encoding aminodeoxychorismate synthase, component I codes for MPSVETDRTAFTDLAADAPPSARVPVEVRVDIEDPFLAYRRARDGTGGVYLATTGGQSGWGYFGTAPADFREVDPAAGGTLAALTEFLDGERLVRGDCDVPYPCGAVGWLSYDVARELESLPDSADADRALPNLQVARYDRFAAWEEPRGESTTLRVTACPRVGDFETPALAYEFGKQHALDLARAAVEGDPSVGDPPVEADEATFESDCTREAFADRVRTVKQYIRDGDTFQANVSQRLRAPAAVHPVEAFDALRTVNPAPYSALVEFPGVDLVSASPELLLHREGDRIETEPIAGTRPRGDTPAADERLEADLLDDAKERAEHAMLVDLERNDLGKVSAFGSVEVSDYRRVDRYSEVMHLVSVVEGRLRDGATLADAIAAVFPGGTITGAPKPRTMEIIDEAEATRRGPYTGAIGIFGFDGRATLNIVIRTLVRYAEEYHLRVGAGIVHDSDPDSEYQETLDKGRALVNAVDEALGRRVDLDMEDAA; via the coding sequence ATGCCATCGGTCGAGACCGACCGGACCGCGTTCACGGACCTCGCAGCCGACGCGCCCCCGTCGGCCCGCGTCCCAGTCGAGGTCCGGGTCGACATCGAGGACCCGTTTCTCGCCTACCGCCGGGCGCGCGACGGGACCGGCGGCGTGTATCTGGCGACTACCGGCGGCCAGTCCGGCTGGGGCTACTTCGGGACGGCCCCGGCGGACTTCCGCGAGGTCGACCCGGCCGCGGGCGGGACCCTCGCCGCGCTGACCGAGTTTCTCGACGGCGAGCGCCTGGTCCGCGGGGACTGTGACGTGCCCTATCCTTGCGGGGCTGTCGGGTGGCTCTCCTACGACGTGGCCCGCGAACTGGAGTCGCTGCCAGACAGCGCCGACGCCGACCGCGCGCTCCCGAACCTGCAGGTGGCCCGGTACGACCGCTTCGCCGCCTGGGAGGAACCCCGGGGCGAGTCGACGACGCTGCGCGTGACGGCCTGCCCGCGAGTCGGTGACTTCGAGACGCCCGCACTGGCCTACGAGTTCGGCAAGCAACACGCGCTGGACCTGGCGCGGGCGGCCGTCGAGGGCGACCCGAGCGTCGGCGACCCACCGGTCGAGGCCGACGAGGCGACCTTCGAGAGTGATTGCACGCGCGAGGCCTTCGCCGACCGGGTCCGCACCGTCAAGCAGTACATCCGCGACGGCGACACGTTCCAGGCGAACGTCTCTCAGCGCCTCCGCGCCCCCGCGGCGGTCCACCCGGTCGAGGCCTTCGACGCGCTTCGGACCGTGAACCCCGCGCCCTACTCCGCGCTCGTTGAGTTCCCCGGCGTCGACCTCGTCAGCGCCAGCCCGGAACTGCTCCTGCACCGCGAGGGCGACAGAATCGAGACCGAACCCATCGCCGGGACGCGGCCCCGAGGCGACACGCCGGCCGCGGACGAGCGCCTGGAGGCGGACCTGCTCGACGACGCAAAGGAGCGGGCCGAACACGCGATGCTCGTCGACCTGGAGCGAAACGACCTCGGAAAAGTCAGCGCGTTCGGCAGCGTCGAGGTGTCGGACTACCGCCGCGTCGACCGCTACTCCGAGGTGATGCATCTCGTCTCCGTCGTCGAGGGGCGACTGCGCGACGGCGCAACCTTGGCGGACGCCATCGCCGCGGTGTTCCCCGGCGGGACCATCACCGGCGCGCCCAAGCCCCGGACGATGGAGATAATCGACGAGGCCGAAGCCACCCGACGGGGGCCGTACACCGGCGCTATCGGCATCTTCGGCTTCGACGGCCGGGCGACGCTGAACATCGTCATCAGGACGCTCGTGCGGTACGCCGAGGAGTACCACCTCCGCGTGGGGGCGGGCATCGTCCACGACTCGGACCCGGACAGCGAGTATCAGGAGACGCTCGACAAGGGCCGCGCGCTCGTCAATGCCGTCGACGAGGCGCTGGGGCGACGTGTCGACCTCGACATGGAGGACGCGGCATGA
- a CDS encoding DUF7565 family protein, with protein MPRWECDIEGDDRQFDRVEELIIHQSVEHDRIECEVCGAVVPDGYFAIKHAFDEHSRAEYVRAYDASAAEVRRREQIKESVEAAANMNEVIDRLEGGEA; from the coding sequence ATGCCACGCTGGGAGTGCGACATCGAGGGGGACGACAGACAGTTCGACCGCGTCGAGGAACTCATCATCCACCAGTCGGTCGAACACGACCGCATCGAGTGCGAGGTCTGCGGTGCCGTCGTCCCCGACGGCTACTTCGCAATCAAGCACGCGTTCGACGAACACTCCCGCGCCGAGTACGTCCGCGCCTACGACGCCTCCGCCGCCGAGGTCCGCCGCCGCGAACAGATAAAGGAGTCCGTCGAAGCCGCCGCCAACATGAACGAGGTCATCGACCGGCTCGAAGGCGGCGAAGCGTAG
- a CDS encoding protein translocase SEC61 complex subunit gamma, which translates to MDVPYDLTSYIRVLKLASTPSWQEFSQIAKIAGAGIALVGLLGFIIFAVMTFVPGSKPV; encoded by the coding sequence ATGGACGTTCCATACGACCTCACCTCCTACATACGGGTACTCAAACTGGCGAGTACGCCGTCGTGGCAGGAGTTCTCCCAAATCGCGAAAATCGCCGGCGCGGGCATCGCGCTGGTCGGACTGCTCGGGTTCATCATCTTCGCCGTGATGACCTTCGTGCCTGGCAGCAAGCCGGTGTAA
- a CDS encoding transcription elongation factor Spt5, producing the protein MGIYAVKTTASQERTVADMIISREEDEIHAALAPDSLTSYVMVEADDAAVFDRILDEIPHANGVVQGESSMAEVEHFLSPKPDVEGIAEGDIVELIAGPFKGEKAQVQRIDEGKDQVTVELYEATVPIPVTVRGDQIRVLDSEER; encoded by the coding sequence ATGGGTATCTACGCAGTCAAGACGACGGCCAGTCAGGAACGCACCGTCGCGGACATGATTATCTCCCGCGAGGAAGACGAGATTCACGCCGCGCTCGCGCCGGACTCCCTGACCAGTTACGTGATGGTCGAGGCGGACGACGCCGCGGTGTTCGACCGCATCCTCGACGAGATTCCCCACGCCAACGGCGTCGTCCAGGGGGAGTCCTCGATGGCGGAAGTCGAGCACTTCCTCTCGCCGAAGCCGGACGTGGAAGGCATCGCGGAGGGCGACATCGTCGAACTCATCGCCGGCCCGTTCAAGGGCGAGAAGGCGCAGGTCCAGCGCATCGACGAGGGCAAAGACCAGGTCACCGTCGAACTGTACGAGGCGACCGTTCCGATTCCGGTCACTGTCCGCGGCGACCAGATTCGCGTGCTCGATTCCGAAGAGCGCTGA
- a CDS encoding helix-hairpin-helix domain-containing protein, which produces MGLLQKLKSALGLDGSGSSTSGTNRDVDVTVEREPSTEDEDAVKGTNTATTAEASATGTGDGAGDESADGNATAAHSDESETTPSSGEADDESTAEAGETSTETVSGSDSETEADDADETGDDTEVTEADEEDEADDTGSTAPVTDIKGIGPAYADRLAGIGIETVGDLAAADAADIAADTDLSESRVSGWVERAQGH; this is translated from the coding sequence ATGGGTCTGCTTCAGAAATTGAAATCCGCCCTCGGGCTTGACGGGAGCGGGTCATCCACGTCCGGGACCAATCGCGACGTGGACGTGACCGTCGAGCGGGAGCCCTCTACTGAAGACGAAGACGCTGTGAAGGGGACGAACACCGCGACGACTGCCGAGGCCAGCGCGACCGGCACCGGGGACGGAGCCGGCGACGAATCGGCGGACGGGAATGCGACAGCCGCACACTCCGACGAGTCGGAGACCACGCCGTCATCAGGTGAGGCCGACGACGAGTCGACGGCCGAAGCCGGGGAGACGTCCACGGAGACGGTCTCGGGGTCCGATTCGGAGACGGAAGCCGACGACGCCGACGAGACAGGCGATGACACCGAGGTAACCGAAGCCGACGAGGAAGACGAGGCCGACGATACGGGAAGTACCGCCCCTGTCACGGACATCAAGGGTATCGGCCCCGCCTACGCCGACCGGCTCGCCGGCATCGGCATCGAGACCGTCGGCGACCTGGCCGCCGCGGACGCGGCCGACATCGCCGCGGACACCGACCTCTCCGAAAGCCGCGTCTCGGGCTGGGTCGAGCGGGCCCAGGGCCACTGA
- the ftsZ gene encoding cell division protein FtsZ, translated as MDSIIDDAIDEAEQDGEDADGGTVDETTSTPSQDMSTSGTMSDEELASVVKDLETKITVVGCGGAGGNTVTRMMEEGIHGAKLVAANTDAQHLADEVSADTKILIGRKRTGGRGAGSVPKIGEEAAQEDIEDIQQSIDGSDMVFVTAGLGGGTGTGAAPVVAQAAQEAGALTISIVTIPFTAEGERRRANADAGLERLRSVSDTVIVVPNDRLLDYAPSMPLQDAFKICDRVLMRSVKGMTELITKPGLVNVDFADVRTIMENGGVAMIGLGESDSENKAQDSIRSALRSPLLDVEFDGANSALVNVVGGPDMSIEEAEGVVEEIYDRIDPDARIIWGASVNNEFEGKMETMIVVTGVESPQIYGQSEAEQEKAAQQLGEDIDYVD; from the coding sequence ATGGATTCGATAATTGACGACGCTATCGACGAGGCAGAACAAGACGGGGAGGACGCGGACGGAGGAACTGTCGACGAGACGACATCCACGCCGTCCCAGGACATGTCCACGTCGGGGACGATGTCCGACGAGGAACTGGCAAGCGTCGTCAAGGACCTGGAGACGAAGATTACGGTCGTCGGCTGTGGCGGTGCCGGCGGGAACACGGTCACCCGGATGATGGAGGAAGGCATCCACGGGGCCAAGCTCGTCGCCGCGAACACCGACGCCCAGCACCTCGCCGACGAGGTGTCCGCCGACACGAAGATTCTCATCGGCCGCAAACGCACCGGCGGCCGCGGTGCCGGGTCGGTCCCGAAAATCGGCGAGGAGGCCGCACAGGAAGACATCGAGGACATCCAGCAGTCCATCGACGGCTCCGACATGGTGTTCGTCACCGCGGGTCTCGGCGGCGGGACCGGCACCGGCGCGGCCCCGGTCGTCGCGCAGGCCGCCCAGGAAGCCGGCGCGCTCACTATCTCTATCGTCACGATTCCGTTCACCGCGGAGGGCGAGCGACGCCGCGCCAACGCCGACGCCGGCCTCGAACGCCTGCGCTCGGTCTCCGACACGGTCATCGTCGTCCCGAACGACCGCCTGCTCGACTACGCGCCATCGATGCCGCTGCAGGACGCGTTCAAAATCTGCGACCGCGTGCTCATGCGCTCGGTCAAGGGCATGACCGAACTCATCACCAAGCCCGGACTGGTCAACGTCGACTTCGCCGACGTTCGCACCATCATGGAGAACGGCGGCGTCGCCATGATAGGCCTCGGCGAATCCGACTCCGAGAACAAGGCCCAGGACTCCATCCGCTCGGCGCTGCGCTCGCCGCTGCTGGACGTGGAGTTCGACGGTGCGAACAGCGCCCTGGTGAACGTCGTCGGCGGCCCCGACATGAGCATCGAGGAGGCTGAGGGCGTCGTCGAGGAGATTTACGACCGCATCGACCCAGACGCCCGCATCATCTGGGGCGCGTCGGTCAACAACGAGTTCGAGGGCAAGATGGAGACGATGATAGTCGTCACCGGCGTCGAGAGCCCACAGATTTACGGCCAGAGCGAGGCCGAACAGGAGAAGGCCGCACAGCAACTCGGCGAAGACATCGACTACGTCGACTGA
- a CDS encoding anthranilate synthase component II: protein MSGADATGGDRDALAPTVLVVDNYDSFAYNLVQYVGEVVLRLGGTADDVVVRRNDAIDVEGIRELDPDGIVVSPGPGTPEDAGVSMPIFEELTYPTLGVCLGHQALCAANGAPVGHAEAVVHGKSSSVTHDGTGVFADLPDPVEVGRYHSLAVDREALPDVLTETAYTVTDGDEDSAEPTDVDGQGGTDEASVVMGVRHDDRPHVGVQFHPESILTDHGKTMIENFCLLCNTT from the coding sequence ATGAGCGGCGCGGACGCGACGGGCGGCGACCGGGACGCGCTCGCGCCGACCGTGCTCGTCGTCGACAACTACGACTCGTTCGCGTACAACCTCGTCCAGTACGTCGGCGAGGTGGTCCTGCGCCTGGGCGGGACAGCTGACGACGTCGTGGTCCGGCGCAACGACGCCATCGATGTCGAGGGCATCCGCGAACTGGACCCCGACGGCATCGTCGTCTCGCCGGGACCAGGCACCCCCGAGGACGCCGGCGTCTCGATGCCGATATTCGAGGAGCTGACGTATCCGACGCTGGGCGTCTGTCTCGGTCACCAGGCGCTGTGTGCGGCCAACGGCGCACCGGTCGGCCACGCCGAGGCGGTCGTCCACGGCAAGTCCTCGTCGGTCACCCACGACGGCACCGGCGTGTTCGCGGACCTCCCGGACCCCGTCGAGGTCGGCCGCTACCACTCTCTCGCCGTCGACCGCGAGGCCCTGCCCGACGTGCTGACCGAGACGGCCTACACCGTCACCGACGGGGACGAGGACAGCGCCGAGCCGACCGATGTCGACGGCCAGGGCGGTACCGACGAGGCCAGCGTCGTCATGGGCGTGCGCCACGACGACCGCCCCCACGTCGGCGTCCAGTTCCACCCCGAGAGCATCCTGACCGACCACGGCAAGACCATGATAGAGAACTTCTGCCTGCTATGCAATACCACGTAG
- a CDS encoding metal-dependent hydrolase, producing the protein MNKRGHVLNAVLLSIGLGYVLDPSGDVTTFATIAEVFLPVVLGALFPDVDTAFGKHRKTLHNIPVLVIFLAHPLYHGGNLQWVWLGVLTHYVLDYFGSRRGIALFYPISDREYGSPTGVTTTSDHAETVTVAITVFELLAVGLLVHVLPQYLPPTVRTFVVENSTVFL; encoded by the coding sequence ATGAACAAACGCGGGCACGTCCTGAACGCCGTTCTCCTGAGCATCGGGCTGGGGTACGTCCTCGACCCCTCTGGCGACGTGACGACCTTCGCGACAATCGCGGAAGTGTTCCTTCCCGTCGTCCTGGGCGCGCTGTTCCCCGACGTCGACACCGCCTTCGGCAAACACCGCAAGACCCTGCACAACATCCCCGTCCTCGTGATTTTCCTCGCCCATCCGCTGTATCACGGCGGCAACCTCCAGTGGGTGTGGCTCGGCGTCCTCACGCACTACGTGCTGGACTACTTCGGCTCGCGCCGCGGCATCGCGCTGTTCTATCCCATCTCGGACCGGGAGTACGGCTCACCGACGGGCGTGACGACCACCAGCGACCACGCCGAAACCGTCACGGTCGCCATCACCGTCTTCGAACTGCTCGCGGTCGGCCTGCTGGTCCACGTCCTCCCGCAGTACCTGCCGCCGACGGTCCGGACCTTCGTCGTCGAGAACAGCACGGTCTTCCTTTAG
- a CDS encoding D-aminoacyl-tRNA deacylase: MLGVVVSRADAASTHIGEHLLSLQEWETSVDAARPDAEGGGTVYRAHGVELREFEALHLDIEDAAAAFDDPDLLVFASKHAGETEELLTAHHTGNFGVAEYGGEDGHFARACPGAHEAVAAALQRHAPPEYEVGMECTHHGPTDVGVPSMFVEVGSAEPQWDDPDAAEAAAKAILDLADEPADKPRENGTRRQLLGVGGGHYAPRFERVVRETDWAVGHIAANWSLDALSEWADSAAERDAVLERALRASAADYALMEGDRPDLEAAIESLGCRVVSETFVRETDGVDLGLVEALEAAVGPVEEGLRFGALAPGFDGEWTVFDLPDELISDARGVDSEALREAIEAHSVAYGTEQNGTVLTGPIVCPATIDVEAVVDPLVGILERRFDSVEWTAGELVARETAFDPNLARTAGVPEGPKFGKLASGQSVELDGEEIDPERFQRERIRRYTL, translated from the coding sequence ATGCTCGGCGTCGTCGTCTCGCGCGCCGACGCGGCGTCTACCCACATCGGCGAGCACCTGCTCTCCCTTCAGGAGTGGGAGACCAGCGTCGACGCGGCGCGGCCCGACGCCGAGGGCGGGGGCACGGTGTACCGGGCCCACGGCGTGGAACTCCGCGAGTTCGAGGCGCTGCACCTGGACATCGAGGACGCCGCGGCGGCCTTCGACGACCCGGACCTGCTGGTGTTCGCGTCGAAACACGCCGGCGAGACCGAGGAGCTACTGACTGCACACCACACCGGAAACTTCGGCGTCGCCGAGTACGGCGGTGAAGACGGACACTTCGCCCGCGCCTGTCCCGGCGCACACGAGGCAGTCGCCGCGGCGCTCCAGCGCCACGCCCCGCCGGAGTACGAGGTCGGGATGGAGTGTACCCACCACGGCCCGACCGACGTGGGCGTCCCGTCGATGTTCGTCGAGGTCGGGAGCGCGGAGCCGCAGTGGGACGACCCCGACGCCGCCGAAGCCGCCGCGAAGGCGATACTCGACCTGGCCGACGAGCCGGCCGACAAGCCCAGGGAGAACGGGACGCGCCGCCAGCTGCTCGGCGTGGGCGGCGGCCACTACGCGCCACGGTTCGAGCGGGTCGTCCGCGAGACGGACTGGGCGGTCGGCCACATCGCCGCCAACTGGTCGCTGGACGCCCTCTCGGAGTGGGCCGACAGTGCCGCCGAGCGCGACGCGGTGCTCGAACGCGCCCTCCGTGCCAGCGCGGCCGACTACGCCCTCATGGAGGGCGACCGGCCGGACCTGGAGGCGGCCATCGAATCGCTGGGCTGTCGGGTCGTCAGCGAGACGTTCGTCCGGGAGACCGACGGCGTCGACCTCGGCCTCGTCGAGGCGCTTGAAGCCGCCGTCGGGCCGGTCGAGGAAGGGCTCCGGTTCGGGGCGCTCGCACCCGGATTCGATGGCGAGTGGACAGTGTTCGACCTCCCCGACGAACTGATTTCTGACGCGCGTGGCGTCGACAGCGAAGCGCTGCGAGAGGCTATCGAGGCCCACTCGGTCGCCTACGGTACCGAGCAAAACGGGACCGTCCTCACCGGCCCGATTGTCTGCCCGGCGACGATAGACGTCGAAGCGGTCGTCGACCCCCTCGTGGGAATTCTCGAACGGCGGTTCGACAGCGTCGAGTGGACTGCGGGCGAACTCGTCGCCCGCGAGACGGCCTTCGACCCCAACCTCGCGCGGACCGCCGGCGTCCCCGAAGGCCCGAAGTTCGGAAAGCTCGCCTCGGGCCAGTCCGTGGAGCTCGACGGGGAAGAAATCGACCCGGAGCGGTTCCAGCGCGAGCGTATACGTCGATATACGCTGTGA
- a CDS encoding PHP-associated domain-containing protein, producing the protein MQSEGYAVDLHVKVLDDGVVERAKARGLDALVYAPHFTRLPEIRRQAEAFSDEELTVFPAREIFTGTWQQRRHVLAIGLDDPVPDFITLDGAMRELDRQGAAVLVPHPGFLNVSMGLEDIEAYEGTIDALEVYNPKQLSHHRDRAQSFVSETGHEPFVSSYAHVRGTVGEAYVTFAEAFEDVTALSRALKDGLERSLFHRDGVSHDLRRAVEWAHLGLENTWGKFDRLMLQGTEPTHPDHVAYDGRFDDVRVY; encoded by the coding sequence GTGCAATCCGAGGGGTACGCCGTTGATCTCCACGTGAAGGTGCTCGACGACGGGGTCGTCGAGCGTGCGAAGGCACGTGGCCTCGACGCGCTGGTGTACGCGCCGCATTTCACGCGGCTGCCGGAGATACGGCGGCAGGCAGAGGCGTTTTCCGACGAAGAGCTGACCGTGTTCCCGGCCAGGGAGATATTCACGGGGACCTGGCAACAGCGCCGGCACGTGCTCGCCATCGGCCTCGACGACCCGGTGCCGGACTTCATCACGCTCGACGGTGCGATGCGGGAACTCGACCGCCAGGGGGCGGCCGTCCTCGTCCCCCATCCGGGCTTTCTCAACGTGAGCATGGGGCTGGAAGACATCGAAGCGTACGAGGGGACAATCGACGCGCTGGAAGTGTACAACCCCAAGCAGTTGTCACACCACCGGGACCGCGCGCAGTCGTTCGTCTCGGAAACCGGCCACGAGCCGTTCGTCTCGTCGTACGCGCACGTCCGTGGCACCGTCGGCGAGGCGTACGTGACCTTCGCCGAGGCGTTCGAGGACGTGACGGCGCTCAGCAGGGCGCTGAAAGACGGGTTGGAGCGGTCGCTGTTCCATCGTGACGGGGTCTCACACGACCTCCGGCGGGCGGTAGAGTGGGCGCACCTGGGACTCGAAAACACCTGGGGGAAGTTCGACCGGCTGATGCTCCAGGGCACCGAGCCGACACACCCCGACCACGTCGCCTACGACGGCCGGTTCGACGACGTGCGGGTGTACTAA
- a CDS encoding sodium:calcium antiporter, producing MQVAVALALTVGWIYQFLSGTEVGSVTTVAVSGLAVLGASFLLAWGAETAEKDVPRAFAIAVLAILAVAPEYAVDALYAWNAGAGGATAEACRQLSAQAIEASETPLARACHDANLAIANMTGANRILIGIGWAGIAVFTVWRAAKTRDPAVQKRAGFLKDAVQLDTDIATEISFLFLATMWAFLVPLGGGIGILDTLFLVGLYVGYIGLVLKSDIEHSEHTVGVPKYFQEWSLPWRPLVVLALFGYSGAMIFTAVEPFAHGLEEIGVANGIPEFFMIQWVAPLASESPELIVVAVLVNKARSTAGFNALISSKLNQWTLLIGTIAVVYSIALGGYGVLPFDARQGAEIWITAAQSFFALAILINFEISIREAVGLFVLFISQVVLEFAIIRDLLALPVSSHGLLLAYTGLYLAIGVGLFVQRREALKHLFGLAGDAVRTALGRDPVHVENAD from the coding sequence CTGCAGGTCGCAGTCGCACTCGCCCTGACTGTCGGCTGGATATACCAGTTCCTCTCCGGTACCGAGGTCGGGAGCGTGACCACCGTCGCGGTCAGTGGGCTCGCCGTCCTCGGAGCGTCGTTCCTCCTGGCCTGGGGGGCCGAGACGGCAGAGAAAGACGTACCGAGGGCCTTCGCCATCGCCGTCCTCGCCATCCTCGCCGTGGCCCCGGAGTATGCCGTCGACGCGCTGTACGCCTGGAACGCCGGGGCCGGCGGTGCGACGGCGGAGGCCTGTCGCCAGCTCTCGGCACAGGCCATCGAGGCCAGCGAGACGCCGCTGGCCCGGGCCTGTCACGACGCGAACCTGGCGATTGCCAACATGACCGGCGCGAACCGCATCCTCATCGGCATCGGCTGGGCGGGCATCGCCGTGTTCACCGTCTGGCGCGCCGCGAAGACGCGGGACCCCGCCGTCCAGAAGCGCGCCGGGTTCCTGAAAGACGCCGTCCAGCTCGACACCGACATCGCCACCGAGATTTCCTTCCTCTTCCTGGCGACGATGTGGGCGTTCCTCGTCCCCCTCGGCGGCGGCATCGGCATCCTCGATACGCTGTTCCTGGTCGGCCTCTACGTCGGGTACATCGGCCTCGTCCTCAAGTCCGACATCGAACACAGCGAGCACACCGTCGGCGTGCCGAAGTACTTCCAGGAGTGGTCGCTGCCCTGGCGGCCGCTGGTCGTCCTGGCGCTGTTTGGGTACTCCGGCGCGATGATTTTCACCGCCGTCGAGCCGTTCGCACACGGCCTCGAAGAGATCGGCGTCGCCAACGGCATCCCCGAGTTCTTCATGATTCAGTGGGTCGCCCCGCTGGCCAGCGAGTCGCCGGAACTCATCGTCGTCGCCGTGCTCGTCAACAAGGCCCGGTCGACGGCCGGGTTCAACGCGCTCATCTCCTCGAAGCTAAACCAGTGGACGCTGCTCATCGGGACCATCGCCGTGGTGTACTCCATCGCACTCGGCGGGTACGGCGTCCTACCGTTCGACGCCAGACAGGGGGCAGAGATATGGATTACGGCGGCCCAGTCTTTCTTCGCGCTCGCCATCCTGATAAACTTCGAAATCAGCATCCGCGAGGCGGTCGGGCTGTTCGTGCTGTTCATCTCGCAGGTGGTCTTAGAGTTCGCAATTATCAGGGACCTCCTCGCCCTGCCGGTGTCGAGCCACGGCCTCCTGCTCGCGTACACGGGACTGTACCTCGCCATCGGGGTCGGACTGTTCGTCCAGCGCCGCGAGGCGCTGAAACACCTGTTCGGGCTGGCCGGCGACGCCGTCCGGACCGCGCTCGGCCGTGACCCGGTCCACGTGGAGAACGCCGACTGA
- a CDS encoding shikimate dehydrogenase — MDVYGLLGNPVGHSLSPPMHEAGYEALGLDARYVTFEPPVDAGAEAVEAARTLGIDGLNVTIPFKQDVLNAVDPAPLAERIGAVNTIDFAGGTPTGYNTDAVGAVRALEHHGVSLSGTAVVVGAGGAGRAVAFGLADEGLSVRIANRTESKADALADEVPGATGHGLDSLSDLLADADVLVNCTSVGMEEDETPVPADALHGDLAVLDAVYTPIETRLLRDAAAAGATTVDGAWMLLYQGVEAFERWTGEDAPVDRMNGRLREYL; from the coding sequence ATGGACGTTTACGGACTCCTCGGAAACCCGGTCGGCCACTCGCTGTCGCCGCCGATGCACGAGGCTGGCTACGAGGCGCTGGGGCTCGACGCGCGCTATGTCACGTTCGAACCGCCGGTCGACGCCGGTGCCGAAGCCGTCGAAGCGGCCCGGACGCTCGGCATCGACGGTCTCAACGTAACCATCCCGTTCAAACAGGACGTGCTAAACGCCGTCGACCCGGCTCCGCTCGCCGAGCGCATCGGCGCGGTCAACACCATCGACTTCGCCGGCGGGACGCCGACTGGCTACAACACCGACGCCGTCGGCGCGGTTCGGGCCCTGGAGCACCACGGCGTGTCGCTGTCCGGCACGGCGGTCGTCGTCGGTGCCGGCGGCGCGGGGCGGGCGGTCGCGTTCGGCCTCGCCGACGAGGGGCTGTCGGTGCGGATTGCGAACCGCACCGAGTCGAAGGCCGACGCGCTCGCCGACGAGGTCCCGGGCGCGACCGGGCACGGGCTCGACTCGCTGTCGGACCTGCTGGCGGACGCCGACGTCCTCGTCAACTGTACCAGCGTCGGCATGGAGGAAGACGAGACGCCGGTCCCCGCGGACGCGCTCCACGGCGACCTCGCGGTGCTCGACGCCGTCTACACGCCAATCGAGACCCGTCTGCTCAGGGACGCGGCGGCCGCGGGCGCGACGACGGTCGACGGCGCGTGGATGCTCCTGTATCAGGGCGTCGAGGCGTTCGAACGGTGGACCGGCGAGGACGCGCCCGTAGACCGGATGAACGGACGGTTGCGCGAGTACCTGTAG
- a CDS encoding CinA family protein, giving the protein MADDTADPVEKRVGERLRQADQTVAIAESCTGGLVGSKVTDVPGSSDYFDRSLVTYSYEAKRELLAVSRESLDAHGAVSEAVAAEMAQGVRDTARTDWGVATTGVAGPGGGTPETPVGTVYIAVAEAAPWGTNASGVTVSRYEFDGGRREVKAAIASQALRDLETALQE; this is encoded by the coding sequence ATGGCAGACGACACAGCGGACCCGGTCGAGAAGCGCGTCGGCGAGCGCCTTCGACAGGCCGACCAGACGGTCGCTATCGCGGAGTCCTGTACCGGCGGCCTCGTCGGGTCGAAGGTAACGGACGTGCCCGGTTCCAGCGACTACTTCGACCGCTCGCTGGTCACCTACTCCTACGAGGCCAAACGGGAGCTACTGGCCGTCTCGCGGGAGTCCCTCGACGCCCACGGCGCGGTGTCGGAGGCGGTCGCCGCGGAGATGGCACAGGGCGTCCGTGACACCGCCCGGACCGACTGGGGCGTCGCCACGACCGGCGTCGCCGGGCCCGGCGGCGGGACGCCGGAGACGCCCGTCGGGACGGTCTACATCGCCGTCGCCGAGGCCGCGCCGTGGGGGACGAACGCGTCCGGCGTGACCGTGTCCCGCTACGAGTTCGACGGCGGCCGCCGCGAGGTCAAAGCGGCCATCGCCTCGCAGGCGCTCCGGGACCTGGAAACCGCCCTACAGGAGTAG